A section of the Leptotrichia sp. HSP-342 genome encodes:
- a CDS encoding excalibur calcium-binding domain-containing protein — protein sequence MKKIFLILTLVFVSANTFSETLHFKNCKEARAKGYKNIKKGEPGYAKHLDRDKDGIACESK from the coding sequence ATGAAAAAAATTTTTTTGATTTTGACATTGGTATTTGTTAGTGCAAATACATTTTCAGAAACGTTGCATTTCAAGAATTGTAAGGAAGCACGTGCAAAAGGTTACAAAAACATAAAAAAAGGCGAGCCAGGATATGCAAAACATTTAGACAGGGATAAAGATGGTATAGCTTGTGAAAGTAAATAA